A region of Deltaproteobacteria bacterium DNA encodes the following proteins:
- a CDS encoding transglutaminase domain-containing protein codes for MAAAVRADTLVLEGGMRTTVEVTQERTFAVPGGGLRKLVFRFANPASFDSRTVRQRTGDYRLDFSPRPLSVETETDRFGNSFTVATWRDVKGEVRVTGRFMTELRIGLAPLSSSAPFPLDAARIPADVRTFLAPTKLVQSDAEEIGALARRLTDGAGSEEAAVMALLNWVVDNIRYKTPIPAYDALWTLRKGHGNCQNFSHLSMALLRSVGVPARMVGGLSLGKTWKVPLEKGSLVQSIGQGGHAWIEVWYPDLGWLAYDTQQSHLFVSPRHIKQTVGLDSMDINDSWRASPVLPPFSEEVSADYRSDTIEISLKKRTASPDSYIVTTELEAAAGGPAERPRPRRRPPAVKRPKRPAGTPVEFGNMDFPSLLDLYVKLKDSETGYRTLDKETAEYLTKDHSLAQAFEIEEPILLDRVSLALHKFGGRLGSLWIDIVEDDGGKPGLQGVRSYPLSLDTVSYYGGYKWFDFTFAKDPSERPLLGPGRYWIIPRRSEDAIVNWFYIPGNPYGTADDTRSTTRGLDWSDVLNYDFNFRVSGVTAAP; via the coding sequence TTGGCCGCCGCCGTGCGGGCCGACACGCTCGTGCTCGAGGGCGGGATGCGCACGACCGTGGAGGTCACGCAGGAGCGCACCTTCGCCGTGCCCGGCGGCGGGCTAAGAAAGCTCGTCTTCCGCTTCGCCAACCCCGCGTCCTTCGACAGCCGCACCGTCAGGCAGCGCACCGGGGACTACAGGCTCGACTTCAGTCCCAGGCCCCTGAGCGTCGAGACCGAGACGGACCGTTTCGGCAACTCCTTCACCGTCGCCACCTGGCGCGACGTGAAGGGCGAGGTGCGCGTGACCGGTCGTTTCATGACGGAGCTTCGCATCGGGCTCGCCCCCCTATCGAGCTCGGCTCCCTTTCCGCTCGACGCGGCCCGCATCCCCGCCGATGTAAGGACCTTTCTCGCGCCTACGAAACTCGTACAGAGCGATGCCGAAGAGATAGGCGCTCTCGCCCGAAGGCTCACCGACGGCGCCGGGAGCGAGGAGGCCGCCGTCATGGCGCTTCTCAACTGGGTGGTCGACAACATCCGCTACAAGACCCCCATACCGGCCTACGACGCCCTCTGGACGCTGCGCAAGGGCCACGGCAACTGCCAGAACTTTTCGCACCTCTCCATGGCGCTCCTGCGCTCCGTGGGCGTTCCCGCCCGCATGGTGGGGGGGCTCTCCCTCGGAAAGACATGGAAGGTGCCGCTCGAAAAGGGCTCGCTCGTTCAGAGCATAGGGCAGGGGGGCCACGCCTGGATAGAGGTCTGGTACCCGGACCTCGGCTGGCTCGCCTACGACACCCAGCAGAGTCACCTCTTCGTGAGCCCGCGCCACATAAAGCAGACCGTGGGACTGGACTCCATGGACATAAACGACTCCTGGCGGGCCTCGCCCGTGCTCCCTCCCTTCAGCGAGGAGGTCTCGGCCGACTACAGGAGCGACACGATAGAGATAAGCCTAAAGAAGAGGACCGCTTCTCCCGATAGCTACATTGTGACCACCGAGCTCGAGGCCGCCGCCGGCGGTCCGGCCGAAAGGCCGCGGCCCCGCCGCAGGCCGCCTGCGGTGAAGCGGCCAAAGCGGCCCGCGGGAACGCCCGTCGAGTTCGGCAACATGGACTTTCCGTCGCTCCTGGACCTCTACGTGAAGCTCAAGGACTCGGAGACGGGATACAGAACGCTCGACAAGGAGACGGCCGAGTACCTCACAAAGGACCACTCGCTGGCCCAGGCCTTCGAGATCGAAGAGCCCATCCTGCTCGACAGGGTCTCGCTTGCGCTCCACAAGTTCGGCGGCCGGCTCGGAAGCCTGTGGATCGACATAGTCGAGGACGACGGCGGAAAGCCCGGACTTCAGGGCGTGCGAAGCTATCCGCTGAGCCTCGACACCGTTTCATACTACGGCGGCTACAAGTGGTTCGACTTCACCTTCGCCAAGGACCCCTCGGAGCGTCCGCTGCTCGGGCCGGGGAGGTACTGGATAATACCGAGGCGCAGCGAGGACGCCATCGTGAACTGGTTCTACATACCGGGCAACCCCTACGGCACGGCCGACGATACGCGCTCCACCACGAGGGGGCTCGACTGGTCCGACGTGCTCAACTACGACTTCAACTTCAGGGTGAGCGGCGTGACGGCGGCGCCGTAG